GGCCACGGCGGCCGGATGCACCCCATCTGGCACGAAGACATGTGCACGCCTGCCCAGTTGCCGGGCCATCCGGGCCACGGCACGGCCGTGGTTGCCGTCGGTCGCGGTGACGAACCGGAGTGTTCGCGCGCCGCCGGGCCCCGGTGCGCGGTGCGCGTCGCGCGCGAGGATCCGGTCGATCGCCCAGGACGCGCCGAGCGCCTTGAAGGCGGGCAGGCCGAACCGCGAGGACTCGTCCTTCACGAAGACCCTGGCCACCGTCAACTCAGCGGCGAGCAAGGGGAGTTCATGCAGGGTCGTGGAGGCGTACCGGGGCAGTGACGCGTGGAACGCGCGGGCGTCCGGCGAGGGGGCGGCGCAGGTCCACGCGCGCGCGGCGGGCCGTGCGTACCAGGGGAGGGGCGAGGGAAGCGGAGCGGGAAGTCGGGCCGCGCTGAGGTCGTTCTCCTGATCCGTCACGGCACCAGCGTGCGGTCACCCCCGGGAGAAGGCCAGCACGGCCGCCAGGTTCATCGGCTGTCGCGTCGACACATAGACGTACGGCGCGCCGCCCCAGGCGGTGGGCAGTTCGATGCGGAGCGCGGTGGGGACGTAGGAGCGCAGGAGCAGCAGCGCGTACGGGTTCGCCCTGGCCGTGCGCCACTCGAAGGCCTCCCGCTCGTCGAGGATCTCCGTCGCACCGAGCGCCTCGATGGGGATGACCCGCTTGCCGACGACGAGGGACCCCGGCGTCACCAGGATGCGCACCCTGCCGTGCAGGTGCACGAGTGTGGCGGACACCGCGATGCCTAGGGCGGCCGCGACCGCCGCGGCGAGCGCGCCGAAG
The window above is part of the Streptomyces venezuelae genome. Proteins encoded here:
- a CDS encoding DUF3093 family protein gives rise to the protein MHIYEERLSVPRSWWGLVALGGVGLAVAAIPFGALAAAVAAALGIAVSATLVHLHGRVRILVTPGSLVVGKRVIPIEALGATEILDEREAFEWRTARANPYALLLLRSYVPTALRIELPTAWGGAPYVYVSTRQPMNLAAVLAFSRG